Part of the Halorhabdus utahensis DSM 12940 genome, ATCGTGAATCAGGCGGAACTAAATCGTCCGTTCTATCGCGACGAACGACGACTCGATAACGGCGGGGCTTGAGAGGAAGCAGACTCCGAGCTACAGCGCTTCCTTGTACGCTTCAAGCGCCTCCTCGATGTCTGCCTCGGTGTGCGCCGCCGAGACGAACTGCGATTCGAACTGGTTCGGCGTCAGGAACACGCCCTGATCTTTCATCGCCGGCCAGAACAGCCGCTCCCAGCGCTCGGTCTCGGCCCGATCCACGTCCGCGCCGTTCTTCGGGCAGGCGTCGTAGCTCGGACAGGACTCGCGCTGGCGACAGCCCGACCCGCAGTGGTTCTCGCCGCTGGCCCCGTCGCGGGTGAAGATCACCTTGAACATCGAGTCCGACCCGACGACGGTGTACTCGGGGGCGCGATCCGCGACGATGTCGGTCAGGCCCTCGCGCATTTGCGCTCCCAGCTCGTTGACCTGCTCCCAGACGTCGTTCTCGGCGGCGTACCGCAGCGTCTCCAGCCCGGCAGCCATCGTCACCGGGTGGCCCGAGAAGGTGCCCGACTGGAAGACGTCGCCGGCGGGCGTGAACGACTCTACGATCTCGCTTTTCCCACCGATCGCACCGACCGGGAACCCGCCGCCGACGATCTTCCCGAACGTGGTCACGTCGGGCTCGATGCCGAACTTGCCCTGGGCGCACTGCGGGCCGCCGACGCGGAAGCCCGTGATCACCTCGTCGAAGATCAGGAGGGACCCGTAGTCGTCACAGAGGTCCCGGAGGGTCTCGTGATACCCCTCGACGGGATGGACGATGCCGTGATTGCCGAGGATCGGCTCGGTCAGGACGGCCGCGATCTCGTCGCCGTGGTTCTCGAAGACGCCCTCGACGTACTCGGGATCGTTGAACGGGACGGTGATCGTGTGCTCGGCGAAGCTCTCCGGGATGCCCGGACTCGACGGACTCGTGTGACAGCCCTCGCCCTCGACGAGGGTTGACTCCTGGGCGCCGTGGTAGGAGCCCTGCATGATGACGATCTTGTCCCGTCCCGTATAGCCGCGAGCGAGGCGGACCGCCGAGACGGTCGCCTCGGTCCCCGAATTGACGAAGCGGACCATCTCGACGCTCGGGACGTGTCTGGCGACGAACTCCGCGAGTTCGACCTCGACCTCCGTCGGCGCGCCGTACATCGGGCCCTCGGCGGCGCGCTGCTGGATCGCCGACTGGACCTGTTCGGGCAGGTCGTGGCCCAGCAGGAGCGGGCCATAACCCATCACGAAGTCCAGGTAGCGGTTGCCGTCGGCGTCGATGACGTGACCGCCGTCGCCTTTCTCGACGAAGAAGGGGTACGGCTGGATCGCCCGCACGGAGGAGTTGACGCCGCCCGGGGCGACCGACAGCGCGCGATCGTACAGCTCGCGGGAGCGCTCGTGGTTCATGGCCGGTCGTTGCCGCCGGGGAGAAAAGTAGGTGTGGATTCTGTGGGACGTGGCGACCCCTGGGCCGTCGGTTCAGATTGAACCGTCTGTCTCGTCACTCACCGGCCGGCTGTCGTACTCCCAGATCAACTCGAAGTACCGGCCCAGCCCGGCGACAAAGGAGCCGTTCTCGGTGACGGCGGCCTGTCGCATCGACAGCGGGATGTCCTTTTCCTCGACCAGCATGATCGCCTCGCCGGTCTCGTAGTCCATACTGGGATCGACGATCGTGCCGCGCCAGGGCAGGGACTTCTCGCTGAATCGCAGTTCGATGTCCGGATAGTCCGCCTGGAGCGTCTCGATCACGTCGGCCTGGACGCCACGATTCTCCGCCGAGAGGTGGTCAGGATCGAGCAACAGAACCCGGATCGGGACATTGTTGTCGTAGGCAGTTTCGAACGCGGGACGAACTCCATCGAAGTACGCGAAACTCTTCGTGATGACGGCGATCTCCTCGTCGGCCGACCCGTAGAGTCGGCGGGTTTCGGTCTCGCTTGGCTCGCCGACGTCGACGACGTGAAACAGGTCCTCGGTGGGCGTGACGTCCTCGCTGGCGCGTTCGTAGACGGGGCCGAATTCCGCAACGAAGCGCTCGCGGAAGGAATCGATCTCTTCACGGGCCGACTCGAAGGACTGCCGGCGGTTCTCGACTGCGCGGTCGAGGATCGTCTCCGGATGTTTGGGCTCGTACTCCTTCGGTCGGCCCGGTATCTCCTTGACGTAGCCTTCGTTCGACAGCGTCTCGAGCACGTCGTAGATCCGGGCGCGCGGGATCCCCGTCGCCTCGGCCAGGTTCGGTGCGGTCGTCCGCCCGAGCGTGAGCAACTGCGTCAGCGCCGTCGACTCGTACTCCCGCAGATCCAGGGTCTCCTGGATCTCCCCCTCGGTATCATCTGTCATTGCCCGTTCTTCGAGACGCCTGGCAAATAAGGGTAGGCCATCTCGCCGGGCGCACAGCCGATTGCCGGTGATCCGTCTCAGAAGTCCGACAGCGTCGCCTGGAGGCCGGCGACCATCTCGGACTTCCGACGGAGCGCAGTCAGCGACACCGGCAGTTGCTCGGTCACGCTGGTCACTGCATCGCGGAAACTCCCGGCCTCGCCGTATCGGCCCGAAAGCGCGTCGGGCAGACCCTCCGGATCCTCGAAGGCGTTGCGGACTCCTTCCCGGACCTGCCAGACGCCGACCGGGGCCCAGTAGTCATCGGTCACCTCCCGGAGCACGAGACACTTGGCCTGTCGATCGATGTCGACGAGGTGTTCGAGGACGCCGAGTCGGGATGCGTAATAGGCCCCGGCGGTCTCCTCGACGTAGCTCGTCCGCCCTTCGTAGCCCTCGTGGGCGCTGGCGAGGTAGTGGGTCTCCCCGAGGGGATTCCAGACGCTCTCGGGGGCTTTCATCTCGACGAGCTCGAACTCCCAGTCGCCGGGCGTGAGGATGATCCAGTAGCGGTTGCCCATGTACTCGTTGTACCAGACCTGGGTCTCGTCGATGGTGTTCGCGTTGCGGATTTGGCCATGCAGATACTGCCCGACCGTGTCGTCGACGGCGGTGATCGACCACCGTGTCGGGACGAGTCGCCGGTTGGCTCCTTGCCCCAGCGCGCCCGCCGAGAGGATGGTGTTGACGTCGTAGACGTCGAAGCCCTTCCGGTAGAGATAGGTCATCGCGCCCTCGGCGCGCCAGTCGTCGTCTTCGAGGGTCTTCTCGACGGGACGGGGGACGTGGGGATTCTCGGCGAGTGTGGCTTCGGTCGCCCGTGCCCGCGGGCCCGTGGGCGTGGAGATGTCGTCAGTGGTCAGGTCGAAATCGGGCGTCCCGTCCAGCCCGATCTCGACGTCGACGGGCCGGTCGGCGATGGCGACTTCACGCTGGGTGCCGACGAACCCATCCCAGACGTCATTCACGTCCACCTTCGCCGAGCGCTGGGAGTTGAGCAGGCCCGTCCGACGCTGGAGGACGTCCTCGATCCCCAGGCCGTTGGCGTACCACTGGCCGCTGGTCGCAAAGTCCGTGGGGTCGCCCTCGTCGGCGACCGGCGAGAGCACGCCGGAGGAGACGTTCGGGTAGCCCGACCGCCCGACGAAGATCTCGGGCGCGGTCGAGCCAAAGAGCGCGTCACCCTGCAGGGTTTCTTCGAGCTGGCGCTCGACGTCTTCGAGGTGATCGGTGATCGCGTAGGACTTCTCCTCGGCGAGGCGTCGCTTCTCGGCGGCCTCGTCGCGCTCGAATCCCTCGATGTAGTCCTCAAGCCGCATCCCTTCGGAGTACGACGACGAGCCCTAAGAATCTACGGACCGCGCTCGAACGGAGGGCTCCCCTTTTGGGGGGACACTCTCGCACTGCCCGCTGTCAGCTTCGGGACTCGGGAGTCACGGCTTTCTGTCGGGACGTTCGACTGGCCGTGTCAGGACGCGCTGCTCTCGGATCTAATCAATGTTCCCGGTGAACCGATGAGGGGCGTTCGAATCCGTCGTGTATCCCACGGTCGAAACCGGATGGCGTTTGGAGGGCCGTATCCGTTCGGGGACGGGGCGGCGGACCGCCACAGTCAACGGGAATACACGGAGGACCGGCGATGTCAGAGGCACCGAGTCCTTGGTGGGCCGGTAGTCACCGGGAACCTCGCATCCCTACGTAGAGACCACTCTTACTTATATACAGAACCAGACCTTCCGGTCCGGCAGGTCGGGAAAAGACTTAAATATGGATCAGGTTAGCAACTGTGGGCCGAACAGCATCAGCATGAGGCTTCCGAACATCACCAGCCCGACCGAGACAGTCACGGTCCGAACTGCCCAGCGTTTGTTCACGGGCGTCCGGGCGACGATCGACTCCGTCCCTGTCCGGAGTAAATGACCCCCGTCCAGAGGGAACAGCGGGATCAGATTGAAGACGGCGAGATTGAGATTGACCCATGCGGTCCAGAACAGCAGGTTCGCGACGACGAACACCCCGCCACCGAGACCGGCGAGCGGCCCCGTGACCGTATAGAAGTCGGTGATCGGGCCGAGAAAGCCCGCGAAGTTGAACGTGAGTCCGGGGGCTGCCACGCTCGCCAGGGGGAGTGTGATCAGCAGGATGATCTGCTGACCCAGCGGGATGTCCAGATCACCGTTGCCGCCGAGGATACCGAGATATGTTTCGGCGGGATAGGACTGGATACCGAAGTCGTTGACGACGATCCCGCTGATCCCGGGCTGGATGCCGACGACTCCGAGAAACCCCGTCCCGTCGCGCGGGTTCTCCTCGAGCGTGACACTGTACGTCCGGCGCTCGCCGTCGACGTACGCTTCGATGTCGACCGTCTCGCCAGGGTCGGTCCCCTCGAGTGCGTCGAGCAGCTGTGACTGTCCGATGATCCGCGTTCCGTCGAAGCGCGTTATGACGACTGACTCGCCGGCCGGCCCGCCGTCGTCGGCGAACGGCCCGCCCTCGGCGACGCGGCTGACGTACGCGCCGATCGGCCCGGTCGTCTGATTTCCGTCGGCCGTTTCGAGTGTGGCGACCGTCCGGTTCTCGACGGCATCGACCAGCCCGCTGACCGTGTGGACGGCCGTTCCGTTGACACTCGTGATCGTGTCACCGCGATCGATCCCGAGCGGCCCGTCGAGGACGGCCACGGTGACGAACACCGATCGCTGGATGCGTTTCGTTTCGTCCTCGTGGAGAGACACCGCGACGGTCCGCCCGTCGGCGTCCCCGAGTGCGTCACGTAGCGTCGACTGGTTGGTCACCTCGGTCCCGTTGATCCCCGTGATGACGTCACCTTCCCCGAGGGACGCGTCGGCGGCCGGTGATCCAGGGAGTGCACCGCCGACAGCGACGCCGCCGACGGCCTGGATCGACCCCGCGACCGGGCCAAAGAGCAGGAGGAAGGCGAGTGCCGTGATCACGAAGTTGTTGGTGACTCCCGCCGCGAACATTCGCGTTTGCGCGCCGCGATCGGCTTTCGCCCGGCTTTCCTCGTCGGGTTCGACGAACGCCCCCAGCGGGATGATCGTAAAGAGGGCAACGCCCATCGAGTCGATGTCGATGTCCTCGACCCGGCAGAGCAGGCCGTGGCCCCCCTCGTGGACGATCATCCCGACGAGCAGTCCGAAGATGATCTCCGGCGCGGCCGCAAGCGGGAGGAAGTCGTTGAGGCCGGGGATGACCAGGGCGTTTTTCGGCTCCTGGATCGGATTCGCTTCCGGTTGCTGGAGACTCGAGATCCCCGAGAACAGGACTGTCAGGAACATCCCGGCGAGGATGAATAGCCCGAACCCGACGCCGATGTTCCCGAAGGCCCGCCAGAATCGCTTCGGCCGGGCGAGCCAATCGAGTGCGGCCCGTCCACGCTTGGTATGGAGCGTCGTGATGGGCCCGGAGACTTTCAGGAACGCGGGCAGATACCCCCGGCGATCGAGCGCCGTCGCCCCCAGAGAGTACGCGAGAACGCCCGCGAGAACCAACGTGAGCGTATCGACCATTGTCAGTAGGAATGACCGCTCCTGCAAAGAGGATTGCGTTACCGTACCCATCTCCGCAGCGATTCCGGGCGTGGTGAGCGCGAGACGTGGCCGAGCGTGTCGGTTCGATCGGCGGTTACCGCTCGCGCCGTAACCGTCCGACGACGAACTCCTGGTCGAGTTTCGCGAGGAACGGCCCGAGCTTCGGTCCTTCCGTCAGGTCGAACAACAGTCGATAGCCGGCGGCGAAAAAGTCGCTCACGTCGAGGTCGTACGCCTCGGCGAGTTCGTAGATCTCCGCCTGGATCGCCTCGCCGTCGGCTCCCGTCGCAACGAAGTCGGCGAGGTCGTCGAGGGCGGCCGCCGTCTCGGCGTCGAAGTCCACGTCGGGCATCTCCTCGCGCTTGAGGTCGTAGTTGAACGCGTTGTCCGTCCGCCGCGCCCAGGCGCGGGCACGATCAACTCGCTCGAGCGCTTCCTCGACCGCCCACTCAGGGGCGTCTTCGGGGATGTGGCCCTCGCGGCGGGCGATCTCCTCCCGGAGGGCGGGGTCGTCGGTCATTCCGAGCACCGCGGCGAAGGTGTAGGGGATGCGAATCCGCTCCTCGCGCGGTTCGTCGACCGCGATGGGATAGACGCGCTCGGCGCGTTCGCGATCTTCTTCGTCGGCGTCCTGTCTGCCGAAATAGACCGCTTCGAGCCGATCGAACTCGTCGACGAGCTGGTCGAGGTGGGCGATTGAGAAGTCCCGCTGCTTGCGGGGATCCTTACAGAAGAAGTACCGGAGGACGGCCGGCTCGACGAGTTCGAGCACCTCGGCGGCGGTAACGACGTTCCCCGCGGACGAGGAGAGTGCCTCGCCGTCGAGGGTAAACCATTCGTAGACCATCGGCACCGGGGGCTCGACCTCGAAGACGTTCCGGGCGACGTCGACGCCGGAGGGCCAGGATCCCTCGGCGTGATCCTTCCCGAATGGCTCGAAGTCCACACCGAGGACGTCCCACTGGGCCGGCCATTCGAAGCGCCAGGGGAGTTTGCCCTCCCGGAGACTCACCTCGCCCTCGTGACCACAGCCCTCGATGGTCTCCTCGCCGACCGTCACGTCCCGACACTCGTAGGCGACCGTCCCGTCGGCCGGCTCGACGTCGGTGATCCCGTCGGTCAGGATGCCACAGGACGCACATTCGACCTGAAACGGGACGTACTCGTCGTCGACGCTCGCCTGATAGTCTTTGAGAACTTCGCGCGCGCGATCCTGGTTTCGAAGGACGTGTCGCGTTAGCTTCTCGAACTCGCCGTCTGCGTATAGCTCGGTGTTCGAGACGACGTCGATCGGGACGTCGAGCAGTTCCGCGCTCCGTGCGAGAAGCGTCGTGAAGTGTGCCCCATAGGAGTCACAGCACCCGAAGGGGTCCGGGATCGACGTGTAGGGCTTGCCCAGGTTCCGCCCGAGTGCGCCCGCGTCGACCTCGCCAAGCCCGACGATGTTCCACTCCAGGTCGGCCAACTGTCTGGGAATCTTCCGGAGGCGATCCCTGTCGTCGCTGGTGAACACCTGCCGGACTTCGTGGTCGCGCTCCCGCAACACCTCGGCGACGACGTACCCGCGGACGATCTCGTTCAAGTGACCGATGTGTGGCACGCCCGACGGCGAGACGCCACCCTTGATGACGATCGGTTCCTCGGGGTCGCGCGCCTCGATCGCGTCGGCGACCGCATCGGCCCAGAAAGTCGCCGTCCCGTCCTCGATTGTCGCATAAGGATTGTCTTCGGTCATTCTCTGTCGGCCTCCCCATCCGCTACGTATACAGTGTCTATCATCGTATACGCCTCACTCCACGTCGTTCGGAACGATCTCGGTCCCGTCGTGGGCGTCGTCTTCGACCGCATCGAGCACGCGTTGGGGGTCGCTGCCGTCGAGGACGATCGCCCTGATGCCCGAGCGCTCGATGAGTTTCGCCGCAAGGAGATCGACTGGCGCGTTGGACCCGGCGTTCATCTCGATGTCGGCGATCACGTCGACGAGTTCGCCGACGGTCAGCGTCTCGAACCTCGTGGCGTCGGGGTCGACGGCTGGATCGGCGTCGAAGACGCCCGG contains:
- the hemL gene encoding glutamate-1-semialdehyde 2,1-aminomutase produces the protein MNHERSRELYDRALSVAPGGVNSSVRAIQPYPFFVEKGDGGHVIDADGNRYLDFVMGYGPLLLGHDLPEQVQSAIQQRAAEGPMYGAPTEVEVELAEFVARHVPSVEMVRFVNSGTEATVSAVRLARGYTGRDKIVIMQGSYHGAQESTLVEGEGCHTSPSSPGIPESFAEHTITVPFNDPEYVEGVFENHGDEIAAVLTEPILGNHGIVHPVEGYHETLRDLCDDYGSLLIFDEVITGFRVGGPQCAQGKFGIEPDVTTFGKIVGGGFPVGAIGGKSEIVESFTPAGDVFQSGTFSGHPVTMAAGLETLRYAAENDVWEQVNELGAQMREGLTDIVADRAPEYTVVGSDSMFKVIFTRDGASGENHCGSGCRQRESCPSYDACPKNGADVDRAETERWERLFWPAMKDQGVFLTPNQFESQFVSAAHTEADIEEALEAYKEAL
- a CDS encoding TrmB family transcriptional regulator, producing the protein MTDDTEGEIQETLDLREYESTALTQLLTLGRTTAPNLAEATGIPRARIYDVLETLSNEGYVKEIPGRPKEYEPKHPETILDRAVENRRQSFESAREEIDSFRERFVAEFGPVYERASEDVTPTEDLFHVVDVGEPSETETRRLYGSADEEIAVITKSFAYFDGVRPAFETAYDNNVPIRVLLLDPDHLSAENRGVQADVIETLQADYPDIELRFSEKSLPWRGTIVDPSMDYETGEAIMLVEEKDIPLSMRQAAVTENGSFVAGLGRYFELIWEYDSRPVSDETDGSI
- the nreA gene encoding DNA repair protein NreA, whose amino-acid sequence is MRLEDYIEGFERDEAAEKRRLAEEKSYAITDHLEDVERQLEETLQGDALFGSTAPEIFVGRSGYPNVSSGVLSPVADEGDPTDFATSGQWYANGLGIEDVLQRRTGLLNSQRSAKVDVNDVWDGFVGTQREVAIADRPVDVEIGLDGTPDFDLTTDDISTPTGPRARATEATLAENPHVPRPVEKTLEDDDWRAEGAMTYLYRKGFDVYDVNTILSAGALGQGANRRLVPTRWSITAVDDTVGQYLHGQIRNANTIDETQVWYNEYMGNRYWIILTPGDWEFELVEMKAPESVWNPLGETHYLASAHEGYEGRTSYVEETAGAYYASRLGVLEHLVDIDRQAKCLVLREVTDDYWAPVGVWQVREGVRNAFEDPEGLPDALSGRYGEAGSFRDAVTSVTEQLPVSLTALRRKSEMVAGLQATLSDF
- a CDS encoding site-2 protease family protein: MVDTLTLVLAGVLAYSLGATALDRRGYLPAFLKVSGPITTLHTKRGRAALDWLARPKRFWRAFGNIGVGFGLFILAGMFLTVLFSGISSLQQPEANPIQEPKNALVIPGLNDFLPLAAAPEIIFGLLVGMIVHEGGHGLLCRVEDIDIDSMGVALFTIIPLGAFVEPDEESRAKADRGAQTRMFAAGVTNNFVITALAFLLLFGPVAGSIQAVGGVAVGGALPGSPAADASLGEGDVITGINGTEVTNQSTLRDALGDADGRTVAVSLHEDETKRIQRSVFVTVAVLDGPLGIDRGDTITSVNGTAVHTVSGLVDAVENRTVATLETADGNQTTGPIGAYVSRVAEGGPFADDGGPAGESVVITRFDGTRIIGQSQLLDALEGTDPGETVDIEAYVDGERRTYSVTLEENPRDGTGFLGVVGIQPGISGIVVNDFGIQSYPAETYLGILGGNGDLDIPLGQQIILLITLPLASVAAPGLTFNFAGFLGPITDFYTVTGPLAGLGGGVFVVANLLFWTAWVNLNLAVFNLIPLFPLDGGHLLRTGTESIVARTPVNKRWAVRTVTVSVGLVMFGSLMLMLFGPQLLT
- the lysS gene encoding lysine--tRNA ligase, with product MTEDNPYATIEDGTATFWADAVADAIEARDPEEPIVIKGGVSPSGVPHIGHLNEIVRGYVVAEVLRERDHEVRQVFTSDDRDRLRKIPRQLADLEWNIVGLGEVDAGALGRNLGKPYTSIPDPFGCCDSYGAHFTTLLARSAELLDVPIDVVSNTELYADGEFEKLTRHVLRNQDRAREVLKDYQASVDDEYVPFQVECASCGILTDGITDVEPADGTVAYECRDVTVGEETIEGCGHEGEVSLREGKLPWRFEWPAQWDVLGVDFEPFGKDHAEGSWPSGVDVARNVFEVEPPVPMVYEWFTLDGEALSSSAGNVVTAAEVLELVEPAVLRYFFCKDPRKQRDFSIAHLDQLVDEFDRLEAVYFGRQDADEEDRERAERVYPIAVDEPREERIRIPYTFAAVLGMTDDPALREEIARREGHIPEDAPEWAVEEALERVDRARAWARRTDNAFNYDLKREEMPDVDFDAETAAALDDLADFVATGADGEAIQAEIYELAEAYDLDVSDFFAAGYRLLFDLTEGPKLGPFLAKLDQEFVVGRLRRER